CCGACACGCTCGGTAAAGGTCTTTCCACCCGTCCCGCTCCTTAACAACTGTCTCAAGGTACTCAAGCCACACGGTACGATCTTGCACCGGATCTTTGACCACGGCACCGACCAGACTCGCGGCGAGATCATGCGCGCGGAGTTTGCCGTCGCCAAAGTGGCCAGCGAGTGCCATGCCGTTATTCACTACGGAGATGGCTTCTGCGGTGCTGAGGGTACTGCTTGGCGTTTTCAATTTGGTTGTTCCATCTTCAGTCTTGCCATCACGCAGTTCGCGGAAGATTGTTACCACTCGACGTATTTCCGTGAGTGCCGGTGGTTCGGTTGGCAATTCAAGCGCACGGCCCATACTCTCTACGCGCTGTTGAACGATAGCGACCTCTTCCTCTGCTGTATCTGGTACAGGCAAGATCACAGTATTGAAGCGACGTTTCAACGCACTAGACAGTTCGTTGACTCCACGATCACGATTGTTGGCGGTCGCAATGACATTGAATCCTCTCACTGCTTGTACTTCATCGTTGAGTTCCGGTATTGGCAAGGTCTTTTCAGAGAGAATCGTGATCAACGAGTCCTGCACATCAGAGGGAATCCGCGTCAGTTCTTCTACGCGTGCAAGTTTGCCTTCTTGCATCGCTCGCATCAGGGGACTCGGTACCAAGGCGTCGCGTGATGGTCCTTTAGAAAGCAAGGTCGCATAGTTCCAGCCATAGCGAATGCTTTCTTCACTAGTACCAGCAGTACCCTGAATGAGCAGTGTGGAATCTCCGGAGATCGCGGCGGCGAGGTGTTCAGCGACCCAAGTTTTCGCCGTGCCCGGTAAGCCCAACAGCAGGAGTGCGCGGTCTGTTGCTACAGTCGCAATGGCGATCTCGATTAACCGACGACTGCCAATATATTTGGGTTGGATGACGAACCCATCATCGAGCGTGCCGCCAAGAATGTAGGTAGCCACCGCCCACGGCGAGAGCTTCCAGCTTGGTGGGCGTGGGCGATCATCGGCTTTGGCAAGTGCAGAAATTTCTTCGGTGAACTGCTGTTCGGCGTGTTGACGTAACACGGTATTCATCGATTGATCTCCTTCAACATGTCGTGACGGAATTGGAGGGTATTAAGAAACTTCTCGATCGCGGCGTTAGAGGACGCAATACCAGAAAGATTGGTGCTTATTTTCGTCGAAACAATGGGATTGATGTAGGGGGCAATCGTAGTGAGAAACGCGTTCCACCAGAAGTAATCCTTTGTCTCTCCTGGCAGATAGCGAGAGATCTGATCCCAGACGCTTTGACTGAGTTGTTCGCTCCACTGGTGATGATAATTCGAGAGAATCCAGCTTGTCGTATCTCGATTCGTGCCACTGAGGAATTCTGCTTGCAACACTTGTCGGGCGAAATGTTCTTGCCGGTTGGGTGGTAACGCACGAAAGAGCAGACCTTTGTCGCTCACACCTTGTCTAGGTAACGGTTCACTGAGAAGCGCTTCAATCCACTCGATATCACGAGAGCGCAGGGCTGCCTGTACCCAGCCTTGTAAGAACGGCTCTTGCCATTCGCTTCGTT
This Deltaproteobacteria bacterium DNA region includes the following protein-coding sequences:
- a CDS encoding ATPase codes for the protein MNTVLRQHAEQQFTEEISALAKADDRPRPPSWKLSPWAVATYILGGTLDDGFVIQPKYIGSRRLIEIAIATVATDRALLLLGLPGTAKTWVAEHLAAAISGDSTLLIQGTAGTSEESIRYGWNYATLLSKGPSRDALVPSPLMRAMQEGKLARVEELTRIPSDVQDSLITILSEKTLPIPELNDEVQAVRGFNVIATANNRDRGVNELSSALKRRFNTVILPVPDTAEEEVAIVQQRVESMGRALELPTEPPALTEIRRVVTIFRELRDGKTEDGTTKLKTPSSTLSTAEAISVVNNGMALAGHFGDGKLRAHDLAASLVGAVVKDPVQDRTVWLEYLETVVKERDGWKDLYRACREISN